Proteins found in one Lycium ferocissimum isolate CSIRO_LF1 chromosome 6, AGI_CSIRO_Lferr_CH_V1, whole genome shotgun sequence genomic segment:
- the LOC132060856 gene encoding reticulon-like protein B9: MPIYSSDSDDPRPSTSVPPKRLFARQRPMHAILGGGKVADILLWRDRTISAAILIGFTMIWFLFEVVEYNFVSLLCHISMILMLILFIWSTGAGLIDWAPPDLRAIMVSDSTFRWLCGKFNSMLSKFYEISSGKDFRTFFLAITILWVLSVIGNYFSSLNLLYLGFLCLATLPAIYERNQDKVDYLASKGNQDMKKLYKKFDRKVLNKIPRGPVKERKRF, translated from the exons ATGCCGATCTATTCTTCTGATTCTGATGATCCCCGTCCTTCAACTTCAGTACCTCCTAAAAGATTATTTGCTCGTCAAAGACCCATGCATGCAATTCTTGGAGGAGGAAAAG TCGCGGATATTTTATTATGGAGGGACAGGACAATATCAGCTGCGATTCTAATTGGATTCACAATGATATGGTTCCTTTTTGAAGTTGTGGAGTACAACTTTGTGTCTCTTTTGTGTCACATTTCCATGATCTTGATGTTGATTCTGTTCATCTGGTCTACTGGGGCTGGACTTATTGATTG GGCTCCTCCTGATTTACGTGCTATCATGGTATCGGATTCAACTTTCAGATGGTTATGTGGAAAATTCAACtcaatgctatctaagttctaTGAGATTTCATCTGGAAAAGACTTTAGAACCTTTTTCCTG GCAATCACTATTCTCTGGGTATTATCAGTAATTGGAAATTATTTCAGCTCTCTGAATCTGTTGTATCTGG GATTTCTTTGCCTGGCAACATTACCTGCTATTTATGAAAGGAATCAAGACAAAGTGGATTATCTAGCAAGCAAAGGGAACCAAGATATGAAGAAGTTGTACAAGAAATTTGATAGGAAAGTTCTTAACAAGATTCCAAGGGGACCCGTCAAGGAAAGGAAGAGGTTTTAA
- the LOC132060857 gene encoding transcription factor PHYTOCHROME INTERACTING FACTOR-LIKE 15-like: MTLMATHSLKRRDRIAKKVKALEELIPNCNKTGRASVLDQAIQYIQALQHQAQVMSMDGFPAWHSTSTLLAARNQIMQSTLQFNPYVPVMPRIAFGSFFGFGTSINYSNMLSPNLFPMMPLPSTSSHFPFLPLASITRKT, encoded by the exons ATGACTCTCATGGCTACGCATAGTTTA AAACGTAGAGACCGAATTGCAAAAAAGGTGAAGGCTCTGGAGGAACTAATACCCAATTGTAACAAG ACAGGTAGAGCCTCAGTACTTGATCAGGCCATACAGTACATTCAAGCCTTACAGCACCAAGCCCAG GTGATGTCAATGGATGGATTTCCAGCATGGCATTCAACATCCACTCTACTAGCTGCCAGAAACCAAATAATGCAGAGCACTCTACAATTTAATCCTTACGTGCCAGTAATGCCAAGGATAGCATTTGGCTCCTTTTTTGGTTTCGGGACATCTATTAATTATAGCAATATGCTTTCCCCCAATTTGTTCCCAATGATGCCTCTGCCTTCCACGAGCAGTCACTTTCCATTTTTGCCCCTTGCCTCCATCACAAGAAAAACTTAG